TTCGGTCCAAGTGTAGCCTACCTGCAACCCTGAGGCCCATCGGCGGCAAGACTCTGCAGACCGTGGTGCGTGACCTATCGCCGTTCGGCTTTTCGGCTACCGCGATCAGCCCGATCGCTAAGGGCACGACTTGCTGGCTGACCATACCCGGCCTCGAGCCCGTCGCGGCCAAAGCCGTTTGGTGGGAGCGCGGCCTTGTCGGCTGCGAATTTGTGCGGCTCCTCAAGCCCAGTGATCTGGAGAAGGCTGTTCCGGCAACACGTCTCGGCTCGGCGTGAAGCGACAAGCAGAGCTGGTCAGCCCCACCGCTCCAGCAAGAACTTCAGGGTTGATGGTTCGAGCATCTGCTTGAAGGCACAGCCGACAACGCCTCCTTCCCACCACACGATCTCTGCCTCAAGAGCCGGCATGTCGGCGAGCGTCAGCCAACAGGTCGTGCCAGGCTGCAGGCGAGCGATGGCGATGGCCGCAAAACCAGAGAGCGAGATGTCTCGTGTGTTCGTCACCAGGCGCTTGCCGCCTGCTGGACGCAAGCAACCCGGGATCGCCACGCGGATACGCGGGGCGGACCGGTCTTCCTGTGTCTCGTACTCGTAGCTACCGACCTGTGGTGTTATCTTGATCATCATGCAGGTGCGACCCCTTGCCATCCCCTTTCTGATGGCCTGATTGGCAAGTAGCAACAAAAGTTTACGCAAACGTTGCGACATGCCGCACCTGCTCGCCTTGAGCTCGCCTCCAACTTTGGCAGACCTACAGCGGTTCCCAGGATCCAAATCAGCCGTTCGGTTTCTCGACGTGCGGGAACCAAAGGCCGAGCGGCGCGTTGTCCCGTCACACGATCGCTCCTGGCGGTGAGTCGAGCCTCCTGCCAGTTGAGCCGATGAACAGGTGTTCATCTACTGTGCATCATCCAAACAATACTTCAATGTAATTCCAAGGGAACTATGTTCTCGCCGTGTACGCTCGCATACAATCTGCAACGCGATCGCCTTAACTATTTTGTTAACTATCTCTGGCATGATCCCGTTAACAGTTGAGGCGCATAACCGCTTCAACAATGCCGGATGGCAGGATTTTGCTGGAGTATGCGCTATGTCGCAGACAATCGATAAGCCCGTGCAAGAAGTCGTCGGACCCCACGGCGAGCGGCT
This genomic window from Novosphingobium sp. 9U contains:
- a CDS encoding PilZ domain-containing protein, which translates into the protein MSQRLRKLLLLLANQAIRKGMARGRTCMMIKITPQVGSYEYETQEDRSAPRIRVAIPGCLRPAGGKRLVTNTRDISLSGFAAIAIARLQPGTTCWLTLADMPALEAEIVWWEGGVVGCAFKQMLEPSTLKFLLERWG
- a CDS encoding PilZ domain-containing protein produces the protein MVIVEAGIRGRIRGKADMMRAAHGDAYADATQEDRSAVRSKCSLPATLRPIGGKTLQTVVRDLSPFGFSATAISPIAKGTTCWLTIPGLEPVAAKAVWWERGLVGCEFVRLLKPSDLEKAVPATRLGSA